CATTGCAACGTCCAATCCTTTATCCGCCATCGCTCCTGTTGCATTCCAGCTTGATATTATGGGGGCTATAAAATACGGTTTCATTTCAATCCTCTTTGCCTTTACCTTTGTTGATTTATTTGACAACATCGGTACGCTGCTAGGAGTTTCCCGCAAAGCAGGTTTGTTAGATGAAAAAGGAAACTTACCTCGTGCAGGAAAGGCCTTGATGGCAGATTCAATAGGGACTATGTTTGGGGCGACAATGGGAACTCCAACGGTAACTTCGTATATTGAAAGTGCTTCTGGTGTTGCTGAAGGCGGTAAAAGCGGATTAACAGCCGTTGTAGTAGCAGTGCTTTTTGCAATTTCCTTAATCTTTGCTCCTCTCGTTGGCTTGATACCTGGGCAAGCAACGGCGCCGGTTCTCATATTGGTTGGTGTTTTGATGATGAGTGAAGTAGTGCAAATTAATTTTGAGGACTTCACTGAAGCTTTTCCAGCCTTTATGACTATTGTCATGATGCCATTAACCTTCTCAATTGCTCAAGGTCTTGCTTTTGGCTTCATGTCCTATACGATTATTAAACTGATTACAGGAAAACACAAAGACAATAATGCTGTAACCTACACGTTAACGATTCTCTTTATCGTTCACTTTATCCTCGGTGGAGGCTGATCAGCAAATCACGATTTGGAGAGATGTGTCTTCAACACATCTCTCCAAGAAAAACCTTATTGCTTGGCGCTTTACATTCAACTCTAAGCGCCTTGGCATGAAAGGAAAGGATGGGAATCATGCGTATTCTCTTTAAAAATGCAACTATTGTAACAATGAATGCTGAGCGCGAGGTTATTAAGGGAGATCTGCTGGTGGATGGATCTCAGATCGCAGCAGTTGGGGGAGTTATTGACCAAGCTGCCGACCAAATTATTGATCTAAAGGGAGATTTGCTCATTCCTGGATTAATACAAACTCATATTCATCTCTGTCAGACTTTGTTCCGGGGGCAGGGGGATGATTTAGAATTATTGGATTGGCTGAAATTAAGAATTTGGCCGCTAGAAGGCGGGCATGATCCAGAATCAATTTATGACTCTGCCCTGCTTGGAATCGGGGAGTTATTTCTTGGCGGCACAACGACAATTGTAGACATGGAGACTGTTCATCATACCGAACATGCTTTTGAGGCTATACTTTCCAGTGGTTTGAGAGCTTTGTCCGGAAAGGTTATGATGGATGATTGTAATGAGGACATTCCACCTTCGTTGCGGGAAACCACTGAGGCTTCTCTGCAAGAAAGTGTTGATTTATTAGAAAAGTATCATGGCAAAGGAAATGGGCGTTTGGAAATAGCTCTGACTCCCCGGTTTGTTATTTCCTGTACAGATACGTTACTAAAAGAAGTCTCTCGTTTGGCTCGAGAAAAAAATGTCTTTGTCCATACTCATGCTTCTGAAAATCGTTCGGAAATTCAAGTTGTTGAGAGCACAAGGGGAATGCGCAATATCGTATACTTGGATCAAGTCGGTTTAACGGGGCCAAATCTGATTATTGCCCATTGTATTTGGCTTGATGAGGTGGAAAAGGAGATTTTGGTTAAGAGCAGGACCAGGGTATCGCATTGCCCTTCTTCTAATTTGAAGTTGGCTTCAGGAATCGCGCCGATTCCTGAACTCTTAAAACTTGGAGCGGAAGTCTCCTTGAGTGCTGACGGAGCGCCCTGCAACAATAATCTCGATGGATTCCGAGAGATGCGGCATGCTGCTTTGATTCAAAAACCTTTGCATGGACCAACGGTCATGCCGGCCAGGGAGGTCTTTGAGTTAGCAACATTAGGAGGTGCCAGGGCCATTGGACATGAACATGATTTGGGAAGTCTAGAGGTGGGGAAAAATGCGGATTTGGCTGTCGTAACGCTCCAGGGACTGCACACTTGGCCTATTGATCATGTGGATGTATATTCACAGTTAGTTTATCAGGCAACATCCTCAGATGTACGTTTAACCATGGTTGACGGGCAAATCGTCATGAAAGATCGGCAATTGTTAACCATTGATGTTTCTAAGCTTAAGCTAAGTTCTACGCGGAGTTTGAATCGAGTCATGAAACGAGTAGGACTACTGTAGAGAGACAGCGGACTTCACCGACTTTGGCTTGGCTTCTTAGCCAAGCCTTTACAATATCACTCGGAAAATATAACACTGGCACCTGCCAGGTTTTCAAATATCTGTTGGATGGGAGTGAAATAGTGTGTCGAGCTTTAAGGAAAGAATGGATGCAGCCCGTGGGCTGGTTAAGATTGATATGATTTTAAGACATGCTAAGCTGGTTAATGTCTTTTCAGGAGAAATCCATGAAACAGATATTGGGATTCATAAAGGCACTTTCATGGGGATTGGGGGTTTTCAGGAAGCTAAACAGGAATTGGATTTATCAGGGAAGTACGTTGTTCCTGGCTTGATTGACGGACATGTCCACATTGAAAGTTCTCATCTTTGTCCGGAAGAGTTTTGCTCAATTCTTCTTTCCCATGGTGTTACAACGGCTGTTGTCGATCCTCATGAAATTGCTAATGTTTTGGGTCTGAAAGGTATTCAATATATCCTTGACAGTGTAGATAAATTGCCTTTTAATGCTTTTGTTGCGCTTCCTTCTTGTGTTCCTGCTACGGATATGGAGACTTCAGGAGCCAACCTCCAGGCTGATGATTTGAGAACCTTAGTTTCTCACCCTAGAGTAATCGGACTAGGTGAAGTCATGGATTATATGGGAGTGATCCAGGCTAAACCTGATATGGTTGAGAAACTAAGCCTGCCGGTACCGTTTTTTGATGGTCATGCGCCAGGAATATCTCCCCAGGATCTGAATGCCTATTATCTGGCCGGGATACACACGGAACATGAGTGTTCTACGGTTGAAGAAGCCAGAGAGCGTCTGCGGCGCGGCTTTCATGTTATGCTTCGAGAAGGAAGTGCTGCTAAAAATCTCTTAGATCTGTTGCCGGCAGTTACTCCTTGTAATGCCGGACAGTGTCTTTTGGTGACGGATGATCGTCATCCGAGAGATCTAATGCAAGAAGGCAGTATTGATCATCTAGTTCGGTTGGCGATACAAGCCGGAATGGATCCTATTCAAGTCATCCAAATGGCAACAATCAATGCGGCACGTGCAATAGGACTTAAGAATCTCGGCGCTGTAGGACCGGGTTATCAAGCGGATTTTGTCGTCCTTGATGATCTTAACAGTTTTCAGATTCGTGAAGTATATTGGCGCGGTGTTAGGCAAAGTACAAGGAACGAGCGGCCAAAATTTCCACGCTTCAATCTTGCGGGACTTACGGATAGTGTTCACCTCGGAAACTGGTCGCCGGCTAAACTCGAAGTTTTTGCCAATGAGTATGCAAAAAATAATGTTCCGGTTCAGGTTATTGGAGTTCAAGCCCATTCCTTGGTGACCACTGCTTTGATACGGAACTTACCGGTTTGCGATGGTCTTGTACATGCTGACCCGGAGCAAAAAGTTGCTAAACTAGCTGTGCTTGAGCGGCATCGTCAAACAGGTAATGTTGGGCTTGCATTTGTCCAAGGATTAGGCTTAAGAAAAGGGGCTATTGCCTCAACGGTTGCTCATGATTCACATAACTTAGTGGTTGTGGGGATGAGTGACAATGAGATGAATTTAGCCATCAAATCCTGTGTTGAGATGGGGGGAGGCCTTTGTCTTGTGGATGGTCAAAAAGTCATTGGAAAGCTTCCTTTACCTATTGCCGGATTAATGACGGATCAAAATGCTGAAGAAGTGGCACAGAGTTTAAGTGAATTGCACGACAGTGCTTTAAGCCTTGGTATTAGTGAATTAGTAGATCCTTTTATGACTCTTGCCTTCCTTTCCTTGCCAGTGATTCCAACTTTAAAACTATCGGATCTAGGTTTAGTTGATGTCGAACATTTTTGCTTTACTAAAACTGTCTTGACTAAGGAAATCTAGTGCTGTATCCATTAATATTGAAAATAATTGCCGCGTCTGATTTGATTCCCGAAACCGTAAGTTTAATAGGACTAAAGGGAAAAATTTTATGGAAATCATAAATCATAAAGGTTTTTAGTGAATTTTGACGAAATAAAAGCTTTAGGCAATAATTAGACTCAATATTTGGATAGGGTGAAGATTTGATGCGGTTGGTAAATACTCGTTATGTTGAGGAAGGATCAATTTTAGCACGTCCTGTGATCAATTCTTCAGGTAAAGTTCTCTTACAGACTGGAGTTCGCATGACCGCTTCTTATATTAAACGTTTGCAAGCTTTGGGGTATGATGTTCTTTTTATCCAGGATGACCGATTGGAAGACGTAGAATTTCATATGTCAATTACAGGACAAACTCGCGAAGTCGCTTATAAAACTATTAAACATGTTAGCAGTTATATCGAAAGTGGTCTGGAAGGATCCTTAGTGGTTGCGGATGTACGTTCTACTGTTCAGCAAATGATTAATGATCTATTGTTTAGTGCTGATATATTAGGAAATTTAACTGAGATACAGGGGTATGATAATTACACGTTTCATCACTCCATTAATACATCCATCCTAGGACTTGTATTAGGTATAGCTTCAGGTTATTCTGAGCAGAAACTGATTGAGTTTGGCATGGGTATTCTCATGCATGATATTGGTAAAATTTTAATTCCTGAATCAATTCTTAACAAGAAGACACCTCTGACGGAGGAGGAATTTAATAGGATTAAAGACCATACTGTGGATGGTTTTAATATTTTGCGCAAGAATAATGATTTAAGTTTACTGTCTGCTCATGTAGCCTTCCAACACCAAGAAAAGTGGGACGGTTCCGGTTATCCTCGAGGCTTAAAAGGTAAGGAAATTCATGAATATGCCAGACTTGCTGCAATAGCGGATGTTTATGAAGCTTTGACCAGCAAACGGGTCTACCGTAAAGCCGTCGAGCCCAATGAAGCTTTTGAGTATATTGTATCTCAGTCTAATTCACATTTTTGTCCACAAACCTTAGAAGTTTTTAAGAAACACATTGCTATTTACCCTTCAGGGTCAGGAATTCTTCTGAGTAATGGACAAAGGGGGAATGTGGTTAAACAGAATCCTGCGTTCCCCAATCGCCCTTATGTTAGGGTGTTTTATGAGAACGAAATAGAGCTTCCATCACCAATTGACTACAATTTGGCAGAATGTCCGTCACTTATGATTGTGGCGGTAGATAACCGTTAAGGTGCTTCTTTGTTAAGTTAACACGTGTGGAGTCAGTGTCCTCGGTTACCAGCCAAATTTCTTAATTACAGGTAAAACAAAAGAAGCCTTTTGTGCTAAAGGACTAAAAGGCTTCTTTTGTTTTACCCAATTTATCATAAGGAAGATAGGGTTGTTTTTGAGCTAGAATTGTTCCAGGAGTCTTGCGAACTGATCTACTTCATAAACCGGTTGTTGACATGTAAAGTTCTGACATAAATAGGCTGCGGTTTGGTCCGAGGCAAGGGGATAATTCTCAATCCAAGGAACTAACTCGCCGAGACTCCCTTCTTGATAAAGTACCGATGCATAGGGGCGAAACTCGGAGAAGAAGAGGTTTCTCATCATTGAGAGCTCTTCTGAATCAAGGGACCCAGCCAGAATCAATTCTTGAGTGGGATGGAGTGCAAACTGTAGAGCTTGTAAAAAGGCTGTATATCCGGAAGGATGCGCTTCGAGAACGGTTCGAAAATCAAGAAGCTGTTGCTCTGCTTTTTCTTTCCAATATTTACTGCCTGTGAGCTGGCCAAAACGAAGCAGGTTAAGGGTAGTTATTGAGTTTCCGGAAGGAATTGCTCCATCGTAACTTTCCTTTGGACGGAAGAGAAGTTTTTCCCCATCTGAACCTGTTAGGAAATATCCTCCTCTCTGGGTATCAAAAAAGAGACGATCCTGTTCTTCTTGAAGGAGGAGTGCTGTTTGGAGAAAAAGCGGTTTTCCGCTTGCAAAGTAAAGCTCCAACAGGCCCCATATAAAGAAGGAATAATCATCTAAGTAACCCAGAATGGCTGAATCTCCTTCACGGTAACGAGCCAAGAGACGGCCATCAACTCGTCTTAAATGAGTTAATATAAAGTCGGCGGCTTTTTCCCCTGCTTCCAGATAGGTTTTGTTGCCAAGCACTTGAGCACCTTTGGCTAAGGCAGCAATCATAAGACCGTTCCAGGATGTTAGGATTTTATCATCTTTATGGGGATGAATTCGTTTTTCTCGGGCAGAGAAGAGAGCTTGGCGGGCACTTTCCAAGGATTTGATAACATCCACTTCTGCTAAGGAACTTTCCTGGTCTAGCTTGTGGATATTGCCTTGTAACAGATTAGGGATACTCTTTCCTTCGAAGTTCCCTTTGGCAGAAATGTCATAGACACTGCAATATTTTTGAGCTGTTTCCATATCCAGAACTGCTTCAACTTCTTGGGGAGTCCAGACATGGAATTTGCCTTCTTGGTCCTCGGCATCGGCATCTTCTGCAGAATAAAAACCACCTTCAGGTGAAGTCATGTCACGAAGCACATAGGTGAAAATATCCTGAGCTACTTTGGCATGCTCTGGGGAGTGAGTGACTTGAAAGCTTTCTAAGTAGGCTAGAGCAAGTAATGCATTATCATAGAGCATCTTTTCGAAGTGAGGAATCAGCCATTTTTCATCCGTACTATATCGGGCAAAGCCAAAGCCGATATGATCATACATGCCGCCTCGTGCCATTCCGTTAAGAGTTTTGCGAACCATTGCTAAGGCATTGCTCTGAGGATGATTCTCGGCATAGCGAAGAAGAAAGGTCAGAGTATGTGGAGAGGGAAACTTAGGAGCTCGCCCAAATCCTCCATAGCGTGGATCAAAGTTTTGTTCAAGGGCAGCATAGGCTTTATCAATAACATCTTTTTCCCATGCCTTGTTGGAGTCGGAAGTATTTTGACTATTATCGATAGGAGTCGAGGCTTTCTTGGGTAAAGCAAGTCCTGATTGGACGGCAGCCACAATCTGATCGGCAGATTCTCGCAGTTTGTTCTCACTCGTTCTCCAGAGAGTTCCCACTTGTTCTAAGAGTTCCATGAGCCCGTGATATCCATGGTGTTCTGTTTTGGGGAAATACGTTCCTGCGAAAAATGGCTTTTTCTCGGGAGTCATAATAATAGTGAGGGGCCAGCCGCCTGATCCGGTAAGTGCTTGGCAAAAGGCCATGTACATATGGTCAACATCCGGGCGTTCTTCCCGGTCTACTTTAATTGAGATAAACCAGCGATTAAGTAAAGCTGCAACGGCTTCATCTTCAAATGATTCACGTTCCATGACGTGGCACCAGTGACAAGTGGAATAGCCAATACTTAGGAATATAGGCTTGTTTTCTCTTTTTGATAGGGTGAAAGCTTCCTCTCCCCAGGGGTACCAATTAACAGGATTATACGCATGTTGCAAGAGATATGGACTTTTTTCGTTTATCAGTCGATTTGTTGGTTTACTACTATTCACCATAGTGACCTCCAAATTTAAATTTTACTACTTTTAGTATGTCAATTTGAAGGACATTTATAGGGTGAATATATGGGCGATGCGCTGCTCCAAAAAACTTATACTGTCGATTTTCTAACAAAGAAACTTGTGTTAAATACCGGACATGCTGCCCAGTATTATGTAGAGGATAGCCATGAAGCGATTATGCTAGGGAAAGTAAGCTACTGGATAAGTTTGATGGGATTCGTTTGGGAAATTAGTTGAGAGGTTAGAGTTGAGTCGCTTGCTGAAGTGG
This Desulfosporosinus orientis DSM 765 DNA region includes the following protein-coding sequences:
- a CDS encoding 5'-deoxyadenosine deaminase — its product is MRILFKNATIVTMNAEREVIKGDLLVDGSQIAAVGGVIDQAADQIIDLKGDLLIPGLIQTHIHLCQTLFRGQGDDLELLDWLKLRIWPLEGGHDPESIYDSALLGIGELFLGGTTTIVDMETVHHTEHAFEAILSSGLRALSGKVMMDDCNEDIPPSLRETTEASLQESVDLLEKYHGKGNGRLEIALTPRFVISCTDTLLKEVSRLAREKNVFVHTHASENRSEIQVVESTRGMRNIVYLDQVGLTGPNLIIAHCIWLDEVEKEILVKSRTRVSHCPSSNLKLASGIAPIPELLKLGAEVSLSADGAPCNNNLDGFREMRHAALIQKPLHGPTVMPAREVFELATLGGARAIGHEHDLGSLEVGKNADLAVVTLQGLHTWPIDHVDVYSQLVYQATSSDVRLTMVDGQIVMKDRQLLTIDVSKLKLSSTRSLNRVMKRVGLL
- the ade gene encoding adenine deaminase, whose amino-acid sequence is MSSFKERMDAARGLVKIDMILRHAKLVNVFSGEIHETDIGIHKGTFMGIGGFQEAKQELDLSGKYVVPGLIDGHVHIESSHLCPEEFCSILLSHGVTTAVVDPHEIANVLGLKGIQYILDSVDKLPFNAFVALPSCVPATDMETSGANLQADDLRTLVSHPRVIGLGEVMDYMGVIQAKPDMVEKLSLPVPFFDGHAPGISPQDLNAYYLAGIHTEHECSTVEEARERLRRGFHVMLREGSAAKNLLDLLPAVTPCNAGQCLLVTDDRHPRDLMQEGSIDHLVRLAIQAGMDPIQVIQMATINAARAIGLKNLGAVGPGYQADFVVLDDLNSFQIREVYWRGVRQSTRNERPKFPRFNLAGLTDSVHLGNWSPAKLEVFANEYAKNNVPVQVIGVQAHSLVTTALIRNLPVCDGLVHADPEQKVAKLAVLERHRQTGNVGLAFVQGLGLRKGAIASTVAHDSHNLVVVGMSDNEMNLAIKSCVEMGGGLCLVDGQKVIGKLPLPIAGLMTDQNAEEVAQSLSELHDSALSLGISELVDPFMTLAFLSLPVIPTLKLSDLGLVDVEHFCFTKTVLTKEI
- a CDS encoding HD-GYP domain-containing protein, producing the protein MRLVNTRYVEEGSILARPVINSSGKVLLQTGVRMTASYIKRLQALGYDVLFIQDDRLEDVEFHMSITGQTREVAYKTIKHVSSYIESGLEGSLVVADVRSTVQQMINDLLFSADILGNLTEIQGYDNYTFHHSINTSILGLVLGIASGYSEQKLIEFGMGILMHDIGKILIPESILNKKTPLTEEEFNRIKDHTVDGFNILRKNNDLSLLSAHVAFQHQEKWDGSGYPRGLKGKEIHEYARLAAIADVYEALTSKRVYRKAVEPNEAFEYIVSQSNSHFCPQTLEVFKKHIAIYPSGSGILLSNGQRGNVVKQNPAFPNRPYVRVFYENEIELPSPIDYNLAECPSLMIVAVDNR
- a CDS encoding thioredoxin domain-containing protein — translated: MVNSSKPTNRLINEKSPYLLQHAYNPVNWYPWGEEAFTLSKRENKPIFLSIGYSTCHWCHVMERESFEDEAVAALLNRWFISIKVDREERPDVDHMYMAFCQALTGSGGWPLTIIMTPEKKPFFAGTYFPKTEHHGYHGLMELLEQVGTLWRTSENKLRESADQIVAAVQSGLALPKKASTPIDNSQNTSDSNKAWEKDVIDKAYAALEQNFDPRYGGFGRAPKFPSPHTLTFLLRYAENHPQSNALAMVRKTLNGMARGGMYDHIGFGFARYSTDEKWLIPHFEKMLYDNALLALAYLESFQVTHSPEHAKVAQDIFTYVLRDMTSPEGGFYSAEDADAEDQEGKFHVWTPQEVEAVLDMETAQKYCSVYDISAKGNFEGKSIPNLLQGNIHKLDQESSLAEVDVIKSLESARQALFSAREKRIHPHKDDKILTSWNGLMIAALAKGAQVLGNKTYLEAGEKAADFILTHLRRVDGRLLARYREGDSAILGYLDDYSFFIWGLLELYFASGKPLFLQTALLLQEEQDRLFFDTQRGGYFLTGSDGEKLLFRPKESYDGAIPSGNSITTLNLLRFGQLTGSKYWKEKAEQQLLDFRTVLEAHPSGYTAFLQALQFALHPTQELILAGSLDSEELSMMRNLFFSEFRPYASVLYQEGSLGELVPWIENYPLASDQTAAYLCQNFTCQQPVYEVDQFARLLEQF